The stretch of DNA aattttaaaaatattataagcaaacataaatctgtgaaaaaaattgtgtatttacaatgaatggtttttgcgtAATCCAGTtatcaaattttacgaccaatcaagtcagtatttttagccaaaattttgagcaaatgggtgagggatacaaaaaatgattttacaagaatcatgtacatcccatttcattttggtcttttcaaatttcttagatatgtcttttttcattcattgataacaaaaaagttgaaataatatgcattttgttcttaaaactgagaaaaatcacaaaaatacaaaattgacagcatggtaaattttacacaaaaaagcgtcaaaatatgataaaactttctaatattaacacctacctatagtttttgtaagtaaaatcTATTTAGATTGGTCCaattcatctttatagaaagtatgagaaaaagtttaattttggaactgtgatttttttcatgaaaatagcccaaaaataggtaaaaatcaatgaaaaatgggaaaatcatcaaaattgggcattttcaaagagccatagcaaaaaaagaagtcAGAGTTCGCGAAATCTTTTTTCCTctggtggtccttgaagaaaatctgctggtcctcactattaatctattgaaaaatactaaaattgtgtcagtcctatGCGAAATTTTGGAGGTGAAATCCTGAGGACTGACACTTTTCGCGAACTCTGTTctaagaagtgcaccaccatatgattttttcttcaccaattattttgttacagtctttataaacccaaaaatcaggttaagaaaaaaactttaattctagaaatttttggctcctcagaagTGTACATCCCTTAAGATTGGGATTGTGAAACAGCAGTATTGAATCTGCCCGTTCTGTCAATGTAATGTGCCAATGTTTGTAGTTTGGGTGTTGTCTCTTCTGTGTTctcattttttaatgttaatagtTCACAATTTATCATtattgatttttagctcacctggccccaaGGGCCGGgccgaagggccaagtgaacttttcccatcactttgcgtccgtctgtAGGCTTTTATGCAGAATtcgacaaaaccacaaaattaacaagaagtaattgtaacaggatgctgtaatgaagtctcccaaacaaagctcccataattcCCCATTCACATGGTCCCatattcatttaatttgtttaattgtcccatacaagaatatatatggtttaggggtggggatcttgaccgtttacaatttatcaaacctgaggggtgggggtgacccccatgGACTTCACCTATatatcatttgatttgttttgttgtcccattcaagaatatacatggtttaggggtgggtatcttgaccgtttacaattTATGGAACATGAGGGGGTGGGTGACCGCCATGGGcttcacctatatttcatttgatttgttttgttgtcccattcaagaattaacatggtttaggggtggggatcttgaccgctTACAATTTATCAAACATTAGGGGGCGGGGGTGACCCCCATGGActtcacctatatttcatttgatttgttttattgttccatacaagaatTAACATGGTTTCAGGGGTgtggatcttgaccgtttacaatttatcaaacatgagggggtggggtgaccccctaacTTAACCTATATttcctttgatttgttttattgtcccatacaagacttaacatggtttaggggtggggatcttgaccgtttacatttgatcaaacatgagggggtgggggtgacccccatggacttcacctatatttcatttgatttgttttattgtcccatacaagaatatacatggtttaggggtggggatctcaaccatttcaAAAGCTTTTCAAACATAGGGGGTGGGGGTGACCTAAAAGATGGTAAATAATAATTTTCATGTTCTATTTTAAATAGCAAAAAGGAGTTGGTATGAAAGAACCACTGGTGGATAAAGATGGATTTCCACGTAATGACATTGATATTCATACAGTAAGAACTGCAAGACATGATATTAATTGTAAGTATTTACAATCTGAATATAACTTAGTTACCATATAAATGTAAATTTGCTCTGTCACTcactgaagaagaaaaaagtattatattttgCTGATTTAATATTAAAGAAAACTTGATGATAGATTTAAAAGTCAAATCTGAAAACTTTACAAAGACATAGTATAGTTCTGTaagctttatatttaaaacaaatgaacCACCAACTGAATCAGTTTACGTGAGGGTCTTTATTAATcttctgattttgtttttaagctaactttttattattaagtGTATAAATGTTACTTCCTGGAAAATGAGCTGAAAAGTTCACTTTTCCTTGAAGGCAAAAGGAATCTGAAGATTTAGTTTGTTATGACTGTTAATTTAGAAGATAGGTTTATGCTTAATGagaaacttaataaaaaaaaaataaaaaaaaaataaaggtggTTATGATGGCCCTTGAGACATCTATCCAACAAAGACTATAGGAATAGGCTATAAACAACAACATGCAACTGTATGCCTTCAGCAAAAGTAATACTCAGCTTTCGATATTTTACAGGTTTACAGAATGACCATCTAGCAATAATGACTGAAATTGAAGAGGAACTGTATAAAATCCATGAAGTAGCAAGAGCAAACAACCCTCAAAGGGAAACCATGGATACAACAGATGCTTCACAAATGTCAGTTGAAATGAAGGAGAGGTTATCTCCCTTCCTGGAAGTCAATAAAGTTGATGATGGATCACCAGCCTCTACTGCAGTAAATAACACTTCAAATAAGATTTTTGCAACCTAAATTTTAAACTATCTTTataaagattttattcataaGCTCAGTGAAATGTTTAATTGTCACTTGGCATTTCCTTTCTGTTAATATTTCATATTATTCTTGAGATCCTAACAAAATGAAACACAATTTTGCAGAAAAATTGATGTCAAGATCCTTACTatacattgatattttattttcaaaagtcaaCACACATGACTTCCTTTAACTGGTTTGAAATGGTTAAACTATTTTTCAAGCACTGTTTAATTCATTGAAACCTTACTTGACAGAAATATTTCTTTGAAggtttgtaataattgttctttttttgttgttgatcagaTATTCATATTGCTTCTAGTTGAggtcaaattttacaataacaaTGCAACTAATTCAGGAAATTGGTTTATAAACTGAAAATCTAGTCAATTGTATCATTTTAATCATCCAAATATTGAAAGACCGGCAATTAGGCACATTGTACTGAAAGTCACTGTGGCTGCTGTTTTAACATTCAAATGATCATACTTTGTGTTGAAAGTAGGTATTTCTTTTTTAGCAATTACAAGAAGGAGATAAAATTCTACAATTTGGATCTATTACTGCACAGAATTTTAAGAGTTTGCAAGACATAGCATCAGTGGTACAGCACAGCAAAGGGGTAAGAAAGATATTGACTAAAAGTGGTATATAAGTCTAGGGAGAAATGTTTTTTGTCATACATTTATATACCGGTAAACCAAATTGGaaaatgaatattataatgtAACAATAAGAAAAGTTAGTAAGGAATAAGAAGAGTtttcatgataattttaaaacaatgttttccctgcaaaatgcagaaaaaaacaacaaaggaATAACCTATgattaaatgttaaataaaaagtCATGAAACTACAACACAATGACATAAAACTCCTGAAACCAACATATGGTGATATCGGTAGCCACTATacttatatgatatatttattatgtcagGCAGGGTAACTTAAGTCCTCATGAAGAAAATGGAAACAAGCCAATGAGTGTTCAAGAATTTTAAATAGAATTTATGATAATCTTCATTGCTTGAATGTGCAACATGGGAGACAACTGCAATAAAAATCTGAATTATGATTTTCTTCAAAAATGTTACGTAAATAATTTTCTAGTCACTACTGTATTAACAGTTATAGTTATCTGtttgaaaacagaaaaagatTTTTCTCTACCAGAACATCAGTGTAAAAGCAAATTATAGAAACAGCCTAAATTAATATGCATGAATAATCAAGGTAAAGAGTACTCAGgcctatttattttttatattttatatttattttacagaaaccATTTACATTAACAGTATCTAGGAGCAACACAGACCTTAGATTGTCTTTAACACCTAACACATGGAGTGGCAAAGGCTTATTAGGGTAACAAAAATTGCTACAAAATTGTTCAGCATCTTTATATCTACacaaaaactatgttttaatgtcaatatatatTCGACAAGAACTTTTTTATGTATTGGGTAACAATCAGTGAACATTTATAGTCAATCTCAAGTCTTTCACACaagttataaaaatattcttgttattatttctaaaaaaaaagatattacacAATCAAGCCTTTCTTCTTTCCTCGATCAACTTTTAATTACAAGTAAAAGGGAAAGAAGAATTCCTTGTTTTAtgtaaaggggagataataaatTGTAGACTTCTGAATTTCACTACATGTATAACATTAAATATCCAAATGAAAAGTGCAGTGCTATGGTGATGTTGAGGGTTAACacaatttatatcattttattgaataatcaaaaaagaaacaattactttttaatatttacagaatttatatttttgcattaaaacgtattatttagatatatatatacagtttgaTACCATAAGTAGGAGATCAGTGAAAGGGTGTGAATGTTCATTTACATGATTTGAGATAACAACATTTTATAAACTTTGATTAAATGTTCTTGAAAGAGGGACAAaacataccagagggacagtcaaacacatagattgaaaataaactgataacgccatggctaaaaaagaaaaagacagacaaataattgtacataagacacaacatagaaaactaaagactaagcaacacaaaccccaccaaaaactgggggttatctcaggtgctcctaaATGGTAAGCATatcctccacatgtggcaccagtcatGTTGCTCATTTTATGACAAACCtaataaatagtctaattcggtaggtcacattagtgaaaagggaaggagattgtagttacgacataaggaacatatccaatatcatcagggaaacagttattccataatggtcaaccaacctGTCATGGCGTCTGTAAACCTCtattagtgcggtgacagaagtgtaaaaagtagtctagatcgcgagtttaatctccccaaataacacacggctaaaaatggtcttaacttaaaggcaaatatgtcttctttagtttttgccctgtcgtcagaatttcgtacggtcacttttttctaaaaagtcgttttaatgactggtagtatattggagagtttcaacccccctttttcaaaatgaaaaaatgtgtatgcttgcttatatttaattgaaatagtttttcctcaagctatttttatatgtcaaaatattccattcagtattttattttcttctaatctataaaatttgcgaagtttagactatctaaaattgaggtaattttaattgcaaattcagactcaaactttagtttcctcttcatagtagtaataaaaattatcccataacattttaagcatataatatttaataaaactagttagtgataaaaatttcgggaacaaaatatgaaaaaaacctgaagaaatcaatggaaaaagaatggagtaaaaatcttcaatttcaacacggaactcaatcacttgTCTTCCGTcatattttgtgtattagtcaataatttgctctcaaatgatatatgaaattactaccttttcgctattatatacacatattttcaattaaagtgcactgatatatgccacatactttgtttctatatgtttatattctatgttttttcgttataaaacatcaaatatactttatCAGAAAAGTCTtactgtaaaatcaaaataattgacggatagttttagtaaatattccgtgatatgtcaagtcctttgcaacttgctccatttagttcaaagaaaagacaaaagtcgttacattttatgcagtgcataatatgccaaaaaaaaacctcgattgaaattttgagtcaatttaccagtttagggaagtcgatttttgtatcttcattgcataaaagattggatgaggtgaacatcaagCTGTTTCATGcaatagctgttaatttgaagaactccgtgcaggcagtttttcatcgttcatgctacaaaacttacacagtaaacatatttgttcccccttttagagcgaggaagcttctagtctaatatttaatgacgacatacaattatctgactgttgtccctcagtttcgggtatttgtacacgttctagaatgcagtcgttcaactggagcgcttgtatattttgttgcaacaaaacttttagaaagataaaaaaaatactcaagTTTGAATCAAATGAGCGTATTAAAAATGTTCTCTCCGTGTCAGATAAAagtaaagttgaaatagtttcccgtccatcttttaaacttcaatcactctgtcattttggttgcattacaaattatttgctaaaaacgtaaaaaaaaatccaaaccagTGGAACTAGATATCTCAaaacacgatactgcttttagTAATTTTATGGTTTAATGGTTATTCCTCATGACACCGTTACTcgataaatatagatcatttcttccggctgattgtaatttaaaatattctacacgTAAAATGCAGTCTAAgctaatttatttttatagaaattcagttgtcaaacaacttcaacaagttcaaggcaatataacataatatttagtagcaaaataactatttaagatGCCTTATTATAAgcttctagtcaattgaaaacagacctcaaaatctcaatgtctactgaaatagacacaaataacggacagatatttcattccgctgcaagtttacttagaaaagacatcgaaactctaaagaagaCTACCCATTGgcaacttcggatgaattgtctcttccttcttaATTCAGCCAATGCAatcgtatttattgcaatttattctatggttactcaatgaaaatgcatacagccaagactattctcaggaaatggcaccagagaaattgtggaaatgctaagcaattgttgaggcaatcgtttttgttttactccttttcatttaggattggctttacaaatgtaccatgagtttggttcaaaacatcttgttgaaacattgaatgccaatggatttgATGCTACTTAAggtaaagtgcgacgctatctaatgcGTTGCCAACCATTGAGCGAATTTTAGATAGTgtgtacgtctcgtataatgtttccccagcatctttgcagacaagcatatggatgtcatcacaccttcctaaacccccttttagatctcttttaaaatcttggatgaattgataggg from Mytilus galloprovincialis chromosome 2, xbMytGall1.hap1.1, whole genome shotgun sequence encodes:
- the LOC143062944 gene encoding 26S proteasome non-ATPase regulatory subunit 9-like isoform X1, with amino-acid sequence MAAPMENMNRLVKKKEEIEADIQALFEVLKSQKGVGMKEPLVDKDGFPRNDIDIHTVRTARHDINCLQNDHLAIMTEIEEELYKIHEVARANNPQRETMDTTDASQMSVEMKERLSPFLEVNKVDDGSPASTAQLQEGDKILQFGSITAQNFKSLQDIASVVQHSKGKPFTLTVSRSNTDLRLSLTPNTWSGKGLLGCNIVPLKKS
- the LOC143062944 gene encoding 26S proteasome non-ATPase regulatory subunit 9-like isoform X2, with the protein product MVVLQKGVGMKEPLVDKDGFPRNDIDIHTVRTARHDINCLQNDHLAIMTEIEEELYKIHEVARANNPQRETMDTTDASQMSVEMKERLSPFLEVNKVDDGSPASTAQLQEGDKILQFGSITAQNFKSLQDIASVVQHSKGKPFTLTVSRSNTDLRLSLTPNTWSGKGLLGCNIVPLKKS